One genomic segment of Diceros bicornis minor isolate mBicDic1 chromosome 13, mDicBic1.mat.cur, whole genome shotgun sequence includes these proteins:
- the CDC42 gene encoding cell division control protein 42 homolog: MQTIKCVVVGDGAVGKTCLLISYTTNKFPSEYVPTVFDNYAVTVMIGGEPYTLGLFDTAGQEDYDRLRPLSYPQTDVFLVCFSVVSPSSFENVKEKWVPEITHHCPKTPFLLVGTQIDLRDDPSTIEKLAKNKQKPITPETAEKLARDLKAVKYVECSALTQKGLKNVFDEAILAALEPPEPKKSRRCVLL, from the exons ATGCAGACAATTAAGTGCGTTGTTGTGGGTGATGGTGCCGTTGGTAAAACATGTCTCCTGATATCCTACACAACAAATAAATTTCCATCTGAGTATGTACCAACT gtTTTTGACAACTATGCAGTCACAGTTATGATTGGTGGAGAACCATATACTCTTGGACTTTTTGATACTGCAG GGCAAGAGGATTATGACAGATTACGACCGCTGAGTTATCCACAAACAGATGTATTTCTAGTCTGTTTTTCAGTGGTCTCTCCATCCTCATttgaaaatgtgaaagaaaag TGGGTGCCTGAGATAACTCACCACTGTCCAAAGACTCCTTTCTTGCTTGTTGGGACCCAAATTGATCTCAGAGATGACCCCTCTACTATTGAGAAACTTGCCAAGAACAAACAGAAGCCTATCACTCCAGAGACTGCTGAAAAGCTGGCCCGTGACCTGAAGGCTGTCAAGTATGTGGAGTGTTCTGCACTCACGCAG AAAGGCCTAAAGAATGTATTTGATGAAGCAATATTGGctgccctggagcctccagaaccGAAGAAGAGCCGCAGGTgtgtgctgctatga